One window of Cydia pomonella isolate Wapato2018A chromosome 7, ilCydPomo1, whole genome shotgun sequence genomic DNA carries:
- the LOC133520036 gene encoding uncharacterized protein LOC133520036, with the protein MGPGTIIYLLASLALVLASEQAASETNTNSTKTSASVGRNGRQYYGPVDQGNNEVVVDIEDDEKTQYYETNYDTSAYGFGYDVGPNGQFHHENRGPDGVTYGCYGYVDPDGVLRATHYVADSHGYRVIEPEKPVEVFPDEKHEYDENSVDNKPIKGQIIPYDKLYFPKGCGRTPGGVPAKPIPVPPRPPKPPTDSTGGASHPIPSRPGGSGGYYPGQPGAPGAPGAPGAPGSPGKHFVKYKSLLIVEMVN; encoded by the exons gCATCGTTAGCTTTAGTGCTAGCTAGCGAGCAAGCTGCAAGTGAAACTAATACGAACAGTACGAAAACGTCGGCATCAGTCGGGCGGAATGGCCGGCAATACTACGGCCCCGTCGACCAGGGCAACAACGAGGTAGTCGTCGATATCGAGGACGACGAGAAGACGCAGTACTATGAAACCAATTATGATACTa GTGCATACGGTTTTGGTTACGACGTGGGCCCGAACGGGCAATTCCACCACGAGAACCGCGGTCCAGACGGCGTCACATACGGCTGCTATGGCTACGTGGACCCGGATGGCGTACTGCGCGCCACGCACTACGTTGCCGACAGCCATGGCTACCGCGTCATCGAGCCCGAGAAACCTGTCGAGGTGTTCCCGGACGAGAAACACGAGTATGACGAAAA CTCTGTGGACAACAAACCGATCAAAGGCCAGATAATTCCGTACGACAAGTTGTACTTCCCGAAGGGATGCGGCCGCACGCCCGGCGGTGTTCCGGCCAAGCCGATACCGGTGCCCCCCCGCCCTCCGAAACCGCCCACCGACAGCACTGGTGGGGCCAGCCACCCTATACCCTCTAGACCTG GTGGTTCCGGCGGATACTACCCAGGCCAACCGGGCGCTCCCGGCGCTCCAGGCGCTCCAGGCGCTCCAGGCAGTCCTGGTAAGcactttgttaaatataaatccTTGCTGATTGTAGAAATGGTAAATTAA